The Rhizobium leguminosarum bv. trifolii WSM1325 nucleotide sequence GGCGTTCGTGCGAAAACCGCCATTCCCTTGCATGCTCGTCAAACTGGATCCTCGCTCCGGCGGGGCTGCAAGCGGGCATAAGACGCTCAGAAGACCTATTGCCATTTGTCGTCTCGGCCGGGCTCTTCGCCACGCCCGCAGGTCCCATCTGCCGGTCCGCGCCCGCATACCCCGGGATAGTCGCCCTGACCGTTGATTTCCAATTTCATGCCAAACCGGGAAATCTATTCACCCTTCCTCCGAAACTACGAAATTCAGTTTCTCTATAAATTCTATGGAGAACGTATTTTAGCAACCCAACAGCCAATTGAATACTTGGCCCTGGGGAAGACCGGGCTGTTGACGGAAAACGGAGAGGACACGAAATGACACGGAAAATCAGGCTTGGGGCATTTCTTCCCGGTGGCGGACAGCATGTTGCGTCATGGCGGCATCCCGACCAGCCGGCAGACGGCGCGACCAGTTTCGAGTTTCACAAACGTCTTGCCTTGACGGCTGAGCGTGGCCTCTTCGATGCATATTTCCTCGCCGACGGGCTGGCTGTCGGTTTTGGCGGTGCGCGTGAAGGCGGCAACGCCCGCGTGGCCGGCTTCGAACCCGTGACATTGTTCTCGGCCCTTGCGCCTTTCACCACCCATCTCGGCTTTATCGCCACGTCCTCGACCACTTACGAAGAGCCTTACACGACCGCCCGCAAATTCGCCTCGCTGGACCTGATCTCGGAGGGCCGTGCCGGCTGGAATGTTGTCACCACGACGGGCGACCTGACGGCGCAGAACTTCAACCGCGATACCCAGCTTCCGCATGCAGACCGATATCGCCGCGCCGCCGAACACGTCGATGTTGTCCGCAAACTCTGGGAAAGCTTCGAGGACGACGCCTTCATCCGGGACAAGCAATCCGGCGTCTTCTTCGATCCGGCGAAGCTGCACGACACCGATCACCGCGGCGAACACTTCAGCGTGCGCGGTCCGCTCAACATCTCGCGATCGCCGCAGGGGCATCCCGTCATCGTCCAGGCCGGGCAATCCGAAGATGGACGCGGGCTCGCCGCAGCAACGGCCGAAGTCATATTCACCGCCCATCAGCATATCGAAACCGCCCAGGAGTTCTATCGGGATATCAAGGCGCGCGCCCGCGCTCTCGGCCGAAACCCCGATCATATCCTCGTCATGCCCGGCGTATCCGCTTTCGTCGGTAGGACCGAGGCGGAGGCGCGCGAGAAATACGACCGCCTGACGTCGCTCATCGTCGAAGAGGACGGGATCGGCCTCCTCAATGGCCTGACCGGCGGCACGCTCGACCTGCACGGCTATGACCTCGACGGCCCTCTACCGCCGGCGCCGCCGACGGAAGGCATGAAGAGCCGCCAGGCCCTCATCCGCCAGATCGCCGACGAAAACAACTTCACCATCCGCCAGCTCTATCAGTGGATCGCGTCTGCCCGCGGTCACTACACCATCGTCGGAACACCCGAACAGATCGCCGATACGCTGCAGAAGTGGTTCGAGAACGAAGCTGCCGACGGCTTCAACATTCTGCCGCCCTGGCTGCCGACGGCGCTCGACGATTTCGTCGATCTGGTCATTCCGGAACTGCAGCGCCGCGGCCTGTTCCGCACGGCCTATGAGGGCAAGACGCTTCGAGAAAACCTCGGCCTGCCTTTCCCGACCAATCGGTGGGCTGCAGAAC carries:
- a CDS encoding monooxygenase protein (KEGG: ret:RHE_PC00169 monooxygenase protein) → MTRKIRLGAFLPGGGQHVASWRHPDQPADGATSFEFHKRLALTAERGLFDAYFLADGLAVGFGGAREGGNARVAGFEPVTLFSALAPFTTHLGFIATSSTTYEEPYTTARKFASLDLISEGRAGWNVVTTTGDLTAQNFNRDTQLPHADRYRRAAEHVDVVRKLWESFEDDAFIRDKQSGVFFDPAKLHDTDHRGEHFSVRGPLNISRSPQGHPVIVQAGQSEDGRGLAAATAEVIFTAHQHIETAQEFYRDIKARARALGRNPDHILVMPGVSAFVGRTEAEAREKYDRLTSLIVEEDGIGLLNGLTGGTLDLHGYDLDGPLPPAPPTEGMKSRQALIRQIADENNFTIRQLYQWIASARGHYTIVGTPEQIADTLQKWFENEAADGFNILPPWLPTALDDFVDLVIPELQRRGLFRTAYEGKTLRENLGLPFPTNRWAAEQADLQAAE